Proteins encoded within one genomic window of Paraglaciecola psychrophila 170:
- a CDS encoding sugar MFS transporter, with product MNNKSASQSNTIMPMIIIGILFFIFGFVTWLNGSLIPFLQVICELNEFQALFVTFAFYIAYTVMAFPMSLILKRIGYRNGMALGLAIMVIGSLLHIPAAMSANFMFFLVALFVLATGLTILQTASNPYIVYLGPVESAAMRISIMGLINKSAGVIVPIVFTAVILSGMGDISESYLAALEPAEYSQRLNELSMALIPPYLIMAATLFALIFLVKFSSLPEINFDEDSTVGSGSKPSVFHYPQTVLGAIALFAYVGVEVIAGDTIGLYGADLNVENFAGLTSYTMMFMVFGYLIGVTCIPKYLSQEKALIGSAIAGSLCILGIVTSSESSASIASFLWGWTGFQVLPNPITFVALMGLAHALVWPSVWPLALQGLGKHIAQGSALLIMGISGGAIVPLIFGKISHDTGDLQMAYLVGLPCYFFILFYALVGHKIKHWKRIP from the coding sequence ATGAATAATAAATCAGCTAGTCAATCTAACACTATTATGCCGATGATTATCATCGGTATCTTGTTCTTTATTTTCGGTTTCGTGACATGGTTAAATGGCTCTCTTATCCCATTTTTGCAGGTCATTTGCGAGCTTAATGAGTTCCAAGCTCTCTTTGTTACCTTTGCTTTTTATATTGCCTATACAGTCATGGCGTTTCCTATGTCACTCATTCTGAAACGAATCGGGTATCGCAATGGTATGGCCCTCGGGCTCGCCATTATGGTTATAGGGTCTTTACTGCATATTCCAGCGGCCATGTCAGCCAATTTTATGTTCTTTCTAGTTGCACTTTTTGTTTTGGCCACAGGCCTTACTATCCTACAAACCGCATCCAACCCGTATATTGTTTATTTGGGACCTGTCGAAAGTGCCGCAATGCGGATCAGTATCATGGGACTGATCAATAAGAGTGCGGGCGTCATTGTGCCAATCGTTTTCACAGCGGTTATTTTATCTGGTATGGGGGACATTTCCGAGAGTTACCTAGCGGCTTTAGAGCCAGCTGAATACAGTCAACGCTTGAATGAACTGTCGATGGCACTGATACCTCCTTATCTTATTATGGCTGCAACGCTTTTCGCATTGATTTTTTTAGTTAAGTTTTCTTCTTTACCAGAAATAAATTTTGATGAAGATAGTACTGTTGGATCTGGATCGAAACCGTCGGTATTTCACTATCCGCAAACAGTGTTAGGTGCAATTGCCTTATTTGCCTATGTTGGCGTTGAGGTTATTGCTGGCGATACGATAGGCCTATACGGTGCAGACTTGAATGTCGAGAATTTTGCAGGTCTAACCTCCTATACGATGATGTTTATGGTGTTTGGATACCTTATCGGTGTTACTTGTATTCCGAAGTACTTATCTCAGGAAAAAGCATTGATAGGTTCAGCCATCGCAGGAAGTTTGTGTATTTTAGGGATCGTTACATCTTCCGAGAGTTCAGCCAGCATTGCGAGTTTTTTGTGGGGATGGACGGGTTTTCAGGTTCTTCCAAATCCGATTACATTCGTAGCGTTAATGGGATTGGCACATGCCTTGGTATGGCCTTCTGTGTGGCCATTAGCTTTGCAAGGACTTGGCAAACATATCGCACAGGGCTCAGCGCTGCTGATCATGGGAATATCTGGTGGTGCCATCGTGCCATTAATATTCGGAAAAATTTCACACGATACTGGTGATCTGCAAATGGCTTATCTTGTTGGCCTGCCATGCTACTTTTTTATTCTCTTTTACGCATTAGTAGGGCATAAAATTAAGCATTGGAAGCGCATACCTTAG